The Dethiosulfovibrio peptidovorans DSM 11002 genome has a window encoding:
- a CDS encoding ABC transporter permease, with translation MAESTKKGFLTDLRKTEFFHNYIRSTSGMVGSILVISVLLIAVLGPIWTVQNPYDIATLELKNAYKPPMWLEGGSPDFPLGTDQQGRDMLSTIVYGSRVSLFIGLAGTALASVIGIFLGLVAGYFGGKVDNVIMRIADIQLSFPTMLIALFLMSVLGRGVVNILISLTLVGWVRYARTVRGETLSVKKNEYVEAAKVIGLPHRRILFRHIMPNVFASIIVLSTIQVGSFILTEASLSFLGLGVPLTRPSLGMLCNNGFSVLYSGLWWVSILPGLYIMVIVFGTNLLGDFLRDELNPKLK, from the coding sequence ATGGCTGAATCGACGAAAAAGGGGTTCCTGACGGATCTGAGAAAGACCGAATTCTTCCACAACTACATCCGATCCACTTCCGGTATGGTCGGGTCCATCCTGGTTATCTCGGTCCTCCTCATAGCCGTATTGGGGCCTATATGGACGGTTCAAAATCCCTACGACATAGCGACATTGGAGCTCAAGAACGCCTATAAACCGCCTATGTGGCTAGAAGGCGGATCCCCCGACTTCCCTCTCGGAACGGACCAACAGGGGCGAGATATGCTGAGCACTATCGTCTACGGAAGCAGGGTCTCCCTCTTCATCGGGCTTGCGGGAACCGCTCTGGCCAGCGTCATAGGGATATTCCTGGGGTTGGTAGCAGGCTACTTCGGAGGCAAGGTGGACAACGTGATAATGAGGATAGCGGACATACAGCTTTCATTTCCGACAATGCTGATAGCCCTGTTCCTCATGTCCGTCCTGGGGAGGGGTGTGGTAAACATACTGATATCCCTGACTCTGGTGGGCTGGGTCAGATACGCCAGAACCGTCCGAGGCGAGACCCTTTCGGTCAAGAAAAACGAGTACGTCGAGGCGGCCAAGGTCATAGGGCTTCCTCACCGCAGGATACTTTTCCGACACATAATGCCCAACGTTTTCGCATCCATCATAGTCCTCTCAACAATACAGGTCGGATCATTCATACTTACCGAAGCCAGCCTGAGCTTTCTCGGCCTGGGAGTACCTCTTACCCGGCCGTCCCTGGGGATGCTGTGCAACAACGGATTCTCGGTGCTCTACAGCGGCCTTTGGTGGGTCTCGATCCTCCCGGGGCTCTACATCATGGTCATAGTGTTCGGCACCAACCTCCTCGGTGATTTTCTGAGAGACGAGCTGAACCCAAAGTTAAAGTGA
- a CDS encoding ABC transporter ATP-binding protein has product MAGRLLKVKDLRTYFHTFKGTVRAVDGVSFSVDHGEILAIVGESGGGKSITGFSVIRLIDEPGRIESGSIEFDGTDLMKLSEREMNRVRGRDISMIFQDPMTSLNPVYTIGRQLDETLMLHTDMDGKTRKKASMELLRSVGISNPEKRLSAYPHQFSGGMRQRVVIAIALAADPKLVIADEPTTALDVTIQAQILRLMSDMVKNRGRSLILITHDLAVVSEMADRVNVMYCGKIVETGTTRTVIDKSTHPYTRGLIGSIPDLDRDKKRLDTIRGIVPNMFELPEGCRFAPRCPFARAICNEKEPPLIEVAKEHLAACHFPLGKESR; this is encoded by the coding sequence ATGGCTGGAAGGCTCCTGAAAGTGAAGGACCTTAGAACCTACTTCCACACGTTCAAGGGGACCGTCAGAGCAGTGGACGGAGTGTCCTTCTCCGTGGATCATGGAGAGATCCTTGCCATAGTGGGAGAATCCGGAGGGGGCAAATCCATCACGGGGTTCTCTGTCATAAGGCTGATAGACGAGCCGGGACGGATAGAATCGGGCTCAATCGAATTCGACGGCACCGATCTCATGAAGCTCTCCGAGAGAGAGATGAACCGCGTGAGGGGAAGGGATATCTCCATGATCTTCCAGGACCCCATGACCTCTTTGAATCCGGTATACACCATAGGCAGACAGCTGGACGAAACTCTGATGCTTCACACCGACATGGACGGCAAGACAAGAAAGAAGGCATCAATGGAACTTCTGAGATCCGTAGGTATATCCAACCCGGAGAAAAGACTCAGCGCCTACCCGCATCAGTTCAGCGGAGGAATGAGACAGAGGGTGGTCATAGCCATAGCCTTAGCGGCGGATCCCAAACTCGTGATAGCCGACGAGCCGACCACCGCTCTGGACGTGACGATACAGGCCCAGATCCTCAGGCTGATGTCCGACATGGTCAAAAATAGGGGAAGATCCCTCATACTGATAACTCACGATCTAGCGGTGGTATCCGAGATGGCCGACCGGGTCAACGTGATGTACTGCGGGAAGATCGTGGAGACCGGGACCACAAGGACTGTCATAGACAAAAGCACCCATCCCTACACCAGGGGACTGATAGGATCCATACCGGACCTGGACAGAGACAAAAAGAGACTGGACACCATAAGGGGGATCGTTCCCAATATGTTTGAACTACCCGAAGGCTGTCGTTTCGCCCCCAGATGTCCCTTTGCCCGAGCCATATGCAACGAAAAGGAACCGCCTCTGATCGAGGTAGCAAAGGAACACCTGGCGGCCTGCCATTTTCCACTCGGAAAGGAGAGCCGATAG
- a CDS encoding sensor histidine kinase produces MRCIAAISTLILLAGIASAQEEIIFENLSLEEGLSQTTVRTILMDKTGYMWFGTDGGLNRYDGYEFKTYRKRWGRDDGLSDNVVTSLAEDRKGYLWIGTSGGLDRLNMATGVIEHYRNDPADENSLRAHEITALCVDRSGTLWIGTTEGLEKAIGMGGKFEHQRGLPGAPEEGVNVLKADRSGGIWIGTDRALYRKDDDGYSRYGMNGLGHDSNRAVTAIEEDHRYRIWVGTRSGKLYGLDRQSEKFAPVSLPTDKTGLSRSITSIYEDIAGELWIGTDGNGVIRFDPNSGSTSIYRRDNTSPHGLRGNIVLSIFGDTGSSIYFGDLTGIIWMGTFSDGVEKVHLKKPFQRYDSKSYNVKGLVGQDVRALWKDKDGTLWAGTYGDGLRVINERKGTSETIRHDPQDPMSPDSDRVLSIFRCDDDRLLIGTDSGLDSFDGNVFETVPFIGIKESPPVRSMIQGDDGTLWIGTARGPFRLDGAMALPEDRWECLAEAEITSMAFRDGILWVGTDDDGLFSLSLEDQTCRHMTPWSHDWVMSDRILCLMLDEKGLWIGTDLGLQRIEGDQVDVYTSENGLPSDVIKAILQDRYGNLWLSTDNGLSRMDPETGDLTNYSMGDGLQGKEFNRGAAITDRFGKIYFGGTKGCNSFYPDNISENEHIPPVVINEVSVFGEPAPMRKNRQGYDKVVLTDRQNYITIKFAALDYTAPKANEYMYRLKGFDENWIHSGNGHEASYTYLPPGRYVFSVKGANNNGVWNEEEANLEIVVIPPIWETPMAYLLYISLLGIVLYLALKYVRNRQEKRTERRLRMVMEGANRKLTEKNRQLEQARRHEAKHRQRLRSLATALTEAEERERRQIATEVHDSIGQTLALSKIKLEMLRQSLSGQADEDISAVTSMLDETIDSTRTLTFELGTPMLYRFGFTAALEYLSERFEDNYGISIEYISDGPMPSMDDDMKAFLFRAVRELAMNTVKHAEASKMTIRIKTYGDRLYVSTTDDGSGFDPKTLEKLEGNRRSFGLFSLRERIISLGGRLVIRSTPGEGTSVRLMVPVGRRDDE; encoded by the coding sequence ATGAGATGTATCGCCGCGATATCGACCTTGATCCTCCTGGCCGGGATAGCCTCCGCCCAGGAAGAGATCATATTCGAAAACCTGTCCCTGGAGGAAGGGCTCTCCCAGACCACTGTCAGGACTATCCTCATGGACAAGACCGGCTACATGTGGTTCGGAACGGACGGAGGGCTGAACCGATACGACGGATACGAATTCAAAACCTACCGTAAAAGATGGGGCCGAGACGATGGACTCTCGGACAATGTCGTGACCTCGCTGGCGGAAGACAGAAAGGGCTACCTATGGATAGGCACCTCCGGAGGGCTTGATCGACTGAACATGGCTACTGGAGTGATAGAACACTACAGAAACGACCCTGCCGACGAGAACAGTCTGAGGGCTCACGAGATAACAGCCCTCTGCGTGGACCGTTCGGGAACCCTATGGATAGGGACGACGGAAGGTCTGGAGAAGGCCATCGGCATGGGCGGTAAATTCGAACATCAGAGAGGTTTGCCCGGAGCCCCCGAAGAAGGGGTCAATGTCTTAAAAGCCGATCGTTCCGGAGGAATCTGGATAGGGACCGACAGGGCCCTGTACAGAAAGGACGACGACGGCTACTCCCGCTACGGGATGAACGGTTTAGGTCACGACTCGAACAGGGCCGTAACGGCCATAGAGGAGGACCACCGTTACCGGATCTGGGTGGGAACGAGATCCGGTAAGCTCTATGGTCTGGACAGACAGTCGGAAAAATTCGCCCCGGTATCTCTACCCACGGATAAAACCGGGCTCTCCAGATCGATAACGTCCATATACGAGGACATAGCGGGAGAACTATGGATAGGGACCGACGGAAACGGGGTTATCCGCTTCGACCCAAACTCCGGGAGCACCTCGATCTACCGCAGGGACAACACATCTCCCCACGGTCTCAGAGGAAACATAGTCCTCTCGATCTTTGGAGACACGGGATCGTCGATATACTTCGGAGATCTTACAGGCATCATCTGGATGGGGACCTTTTCCGACGGAGTGGAAAAGGTCCACCTGAAGAAACCCTTCCAAAGGTACGACAGCAAGTCCTACAACGTCAAGGGTCTTGTAGGACAGGACGTCAGGGCACTGTGGAAGGACAAAGACGGCACCCTCTGGGCCGGCACCTACGGCGACGGACTCAGGGTTATCAACGAGAGAAAGGGCACTTCGGAGACCATAAGACACGACCCGCAAGACCCCATGAGTCCCGACAGCGACAGAGTACTATCCATATTCAGATGCGACGACGATAGACTCCTAATAGGAACAGACTCGGGACTGGACAGCTTCGACGGCAACGTTTTCGAGACGGTCCCCTTCATAGGCATAAAGGAATCTCCACCGGTTCGATCAATGATCCAGGGCGACGACGGAACACTCTGGATCGGGACGGCAAGAGGGCCATTCCGATTGGACGGAGCGATGGCCCTACCGGAAGATAGATGGGAGTGCCTTGCCGAAGCGGAGATAACCTCCATGGCCTTTAGAGACGGAATACTGTGGGTAGGCACCGACGATGACGGTCTATTCTCCTTATCTCTGGAGGATCAAACCTGTCGTCATATGACTCCTTGGTCGCATGACTGGGTCATGAGCGACAGGATACTATGTCTGATGCTGGACGAAAAGGGGCTCTGGATAGGGACGGACCTAGGACTTCAGAGGATAGAAGGAGACCAAGTCGACGTATATACGTCCGAGAACGGCCTGCCCAGCGACGTGATAAAGGCGATCCTTCAGGACAGATACGGCAATCTATGGCTCAGCACCGACAACGGCCTGAGCCGCATGGATCCCGAGACCGGGGACCTCACCAACTACTCCATGGGAGACGGTCTACAGGGAAAGGAGTTCAATCGAGGGGCAGCCATAACGGACCGCTTCGGCAAGATCTATTTCGGAGGGACCAAGGGGTGCAACAGCTTTTATCCGGACAACATAAGCGAAAACGAACACATACCTCCGGTCGTGATAAACGAGGTTTCGGTGTTCGGAGAGCCAGCTCCTATGAGGAAAAATCGACAGGGATACGACAAGGTTGTCCTCACCGACAGACAGAACTACATCACCATAAAGTTCGCCGCACTGGATTACACCGCACCGAAGGCCAACGAATACATGTATCGTCTGAAGGGGTTCGACGAGAACTGGATACACTCGGGAAACGGACACGAGGCCAGCTACACCTATCTACCTCCGGGACGATACGTCTTCTCCGTAAAAGGAGCCAACAACAACGGGGTCTGGAACGAAGAAGAGGCAAACCTCGAGATAGTGGTAATTCCCCCGATATGGGAAACCCCCATGGCCTATCTTCTCTATATCTCATTGCTAGGGATCGTACTCTATCTGGCGCTTAAATACGTCAGAAACCGACAGGAAAAGAGGACGGAGAGACGTCTAAGGATGGTCATGGAAGGGGCCAACCGAAAGCTGACCGAGAAAAACAGGCAACTGGAACAGGCCAGGAGACACGAGGCAAAACACAGACAGAGACTGAGATCCCTCGCCACTGCCCTCACCGAAGCGGAGGAAAGGGAAAGACGTCAGATAGCCACGGAGGTCCACGATTCCATAGGCCAGACTCTGGCCTTGTCCAAGATAAAACTCGAGATGCTCCGCCAGTCACTTTCCGGCCAGGCAGACGAGGACATATCGGCGGTTACGTCCATGCTGGACGAAACGATAGACTCCACCAGGACTCTCACGTTCGAGTTAGGAACCCCCATGCTATACCGTTTCGGCTTCACCGCCGCGTTGGAATACCTGTCGGAGAGATTTGAAGATAATTACGGCATCTCCATAGAGTACATCTCGGACGGACCGATGCCCTCGATGGACGACGACATGAAGGCCTTCCTGTTTAGAGCGGTCAGGGAACTGGCGATGAACACGGTAAAACACGCGGAGGCGTCTAAGATGACCATCAGGATCAAGACCTACGGAGATCGACTTTACGTATCGACCACCGATGATGGATCGGGCTTCGACCCCAAGACCCTCGAGAAACTGGAGGGGAATAGGAGATCCTTCGGCCTTTTCAGCCTCAGAGAGAGGATAATCTCCCTGGGAGGACGGCTGGTCATAAGGTCGACCCCGGGGGAGGGGACCTCTGTGAGACTGATGGTCCCGGTCGGAAGGAGGGACGACGAATGA
- a CDS encoding ABC transporter ATP-binding protein yields the protein MGPLLDVRDLVQSFDLNPDFLSKITFDKGRPTIKERIVKAVNGINFSVEKGKVFSIVGESGCGKSTAARTVIKLIEPKSGSITYDGRDITGLSREEMLPLRKRMQMIFQDPYASLNPRQRVLDILTEPMLFHRTSSSLTEAREKAMRLLKRVGIRAEQGSRYPHQFSGGQRQRIGIARALAVEPELIIADEPVSALDVSIQAQILNLLMDLKDELSLSYLFIAHDLSVVKHISDEIAVMYLGHIVEKGDKQQIFSNPSHPYTRALFSAIPRISGKNSDTEDLPKGEIPSAIELPSGCPFHGRCKEAMPLCSRLRPESQEIEPGHIVSCHLIKSKN from the coding sequence ATGGGACCCCTTCTGGACGTACGGGATCTGGTTCAGAGTTTCGACCTGAATCCCGATTTTCTTAGCAAAATAACCTTCGACAAGGGACGGCCTACGATAAAGGAGAGGATCGTCAAGGCAGTGAACGGGATAAACTTTTCCGTGGAAAAAGGGAAGGTCTTCAGCATAGTGGGAGAGTCGGGTTGCGGGAAATCCACCGCGGCAAGGACGGTAATAAAGCTGATAGAGCCGAAATCGGGAAGTATAACTTACGACGGCAGGGACATCACCGGGCTTTCCAGAGAGGAGATGCTTCCTCTCAGAAAGAGGATGCAGATGATATTCCAGGATCCCTATGCATCCCTAAACCCTAGACAAAGGGTCTTGGACATATTGACCGAGCCGATGCTGTTTCATCGAACCTCATCCTCCCTCACAGAGGCGAGGGAAAAGGCCATGAGGTTGCTAAAACGGGTCGGAATCAGGGCGGAACAGGGATCCAGATACCCCCATCAGTTCAGCGGAGGTCAGAGACAGAGGATAGGCATAGCCAGGGCTCTGGCGGTGGAACCGGAGCTGATAATAGCGGACGAACCGGTATCGGCGCTGGACGTCTCCATACAAGCCCAGATACTGAACCTATTAATGGACCTGAAGGACGAGCTATCTCTCTCCTATCTCTTCATAGCCCACGACCTCTCGGTGGTCAAACACATAAGCGACGAGATAGCCGTCATGTACCTGGGGCACATCGTGGAAAAGGGAGACAAACAACAGATATTCTCGAACCCGTCGCATCCATACACCAGAGCGCTGTTCTCAGCCATCCCCAGGATCTCCGGAAAAAACTCCGACACAGAGGACCTTCCTAAGGGAGAGATTCCAAGTGCGATAGAGCTTCCATCCGGATGTCCGTTTCACGGAAGATGCAAAGAGGCCATGCCTCTTTGCTCTCGACTGAGACCTGAGTCACAAGAGATTGAACCGGGACATATCGTCTCATGCCACCTGATTAAATCGAAGAACTGA
- a CDS encoding endonuclease/exonuclease/phosphatase family protein, producing MRLILYNVRYGTGTGLSYHVPAPFSGNFRRSTGRFKRITDYLMNLSPDIIGLVEVDGGSYRHGGNCQAETAASSMGGHHRFAVKYSERISRLPVLRSQGNAIVSRLPPIKTDCHDLGRGMKRNALEVAYGDFSLILVHLSLGSRSRRHQIRALRDLCSARERPLILAGDYNTLSGPEELAPLRETGMASVNELGLPTYPCRRPRKELDFVLISEEISTKGFFIPDVRFSDHLPLICDLEISH from the coding sequence ATGAGACTTATACTTTACAACGTGAGATACGGCACCGGGACGGGACTCTCCTACCATGTGCCGGCGCCTTTTTCCGGGAACTTCCGAAGATCGACAGGACGGTTCAAACGAATAACCGATTATCTTATGAACCTCTCTCCAGATATAATCGGACTGGTAGAGGTTGACGGAGGTTCATACCGCCACGGGGGAAACTGCCAGGCTGAGACGGCAGCTTCATCAATGGGAGGCCATCATCGTTTCGCGGTTAAATACAGCGAGAGGATCTCTCGGTTACCGGTTTTAAGATCCCAGGGAAATGCGATAGTATCGAGACTGCCCCCGATCAAAACCGACTGCCATGATCTGGGCAGAGGGATGAAGAGGAACGCCCTTGAGGTCGCCTACGGCGACTTCTCCCTGATTCTAGTGCATCTTTCTCTGGGCAGCAGAAGCCGTCGTCACCAGATCCGGGCACTGAGGGACCTATGCTCAGCCAGAGAAAGACCTCTCATACTAGCCGGGGACTATAATACCCTATCCGGACCGGAGGAACTGGCTCCTCTCAGAGAGACGGGGATGGCCAGCGTAAACGAACTCGGGCTTCCCACCTATCCGTGCAGGAGACCCAGAAAGGAACTGGACTTCGTGCTGATCTCCGAAGAGATATCAACCAAGGGTTTTTTCATCCCTGACGTACGTTTTTCCGACCACCTTCCACTCATATGTGACCTCGAAATTTCCCATTGA
- a CDS encoding cold-shock protein — MTQGTVKWFNGTKGYGFITGEDGKDYFVHFSAINIDGFKTLDEGQAVTFTIENGQKGPQASNVSPV; from the coding sequence TTGACTCAGGGAACAGTGAAATGGTTTAACGGCACAAAGGGCTATGGGTTTATTACTGGTGAGGACGGAAAGGATTACTTCGTCCATTTTAGCGCCATCAACATCGACGGCTTTAAGACCCTTGATGAGGGTCAGGCTGTGACCTTCACCATCGAGAACGGACAGAAGGGTCCCCAGGCTTCGAACGTTTCGCCTGTTTAA
- a CDS encoding ABC transporter permease — protein sequence MRKILYVIMGNPVYLMVRENATEAEIQAVTQYLGLDKPLPVQYWIFVKNALSGDFGKSYMYHLPALGLIIERFPATLEIVSVALLLSAFIGIPLGVISGAYPKNPFSKGVMAFSIAGISMPSFWIGMVLIFLFGIFLGVLPVSGRGETAEFLGISTSLATWDGWMHILLPSVTLALGNIATIIRLTRSGMQENMRQDYVKFARAKGVPRRKVLFGHALKNTLIPVVTIFGLQMGSLIAFTTITETIFAWPGMGKLLIDAINSADRPIIAAYILFVAVMFVFINFVVDIMYVFIDPRIDLQ from the coding sequence GTGCGAAAGATATTGTACGTTATCATGGGAAATCCGGTATATCTGATGGTCCGGGAAAACGCCACCGAGGCGGAGATCCAGGCGGTCACCCAATATCTGGGATTGGACAAACCATTGCCGGTCCAGTACTGGATCTTCGTGAAGAACGCCTTGTCGGGAGACTTCGGCAAATCTTATATGTACCACCTTCCGGCTTTAGGACTCATAATCGAGAGATTCCCGGCAACACTGGAAATAGTCTCTGTAGCCCTGTTGCTCTCCGCTTTCATAGGCATTCCCCTGGGGGTAATATCCGGAGCTTACCCCAAAAACCCCTTCAGCAAGGGGGTCATGGCCTTCTCCATAGCGGGGATATCCATGCCCTCCTTTTGGATAGGCATGGTTCTGATATTCCTTTTCGGCATTTTTCTTGGAGTGCTTCCCGTCTCCGGCAGAGGGGAGACCGCCGAGTTTCTGGGCATATCGACGAGCTTGGCCACGTGGGACGGATGGATGCATATACTGCTACCATCGGTGACCCTGGCCCTGGGCAACATAGCCACGATAATAAGGCTGACCCGTTCGGGGATGCAGGAAAACATGAGACAGGACTACGTAAAGTTCGCCAGGGCAAAGGGAGTACCCCGAAGAAAGGTGCTGTTCGGGCACGCTCTGAAGAATACCCTTATCCCGGTGGTGACCATCTTCGGTCTACAGATGGGGAGTCTCATAGCCTTCACGACCATAACCGAGACCATCTTCGCCTGGCCCGGCATGGGCAAACTGCTGATAGACGCCATTAACAGCGCCGATCGTCCGATAATAGCGGCATATATACTCTTCGTGGCGGTCATGTTCGTCTTCATCAACTTCGTGGTGGACATCATGTACGTGTTCATAGATCCCAGGATAGATCTACAGTGA
- the cls gene encoding cardiolipin synthase, with the protein MPLSAILTDHHLWLLILGIHNVSSWLIRVTMLAIVPMRHTPGAAMAWLVVIFFWPWPCLLLYLAMGSNLLPQRRLKRHQRLLRELSTVRIRCHQTLCALSPELPRSLHRISSLAETLGHMAIVGGNDGKLISKASDLSSLLVRDIDESKETVDLLYYILSDDNIGGPVIEALTRASKRGVQCRLMIDSVGSGSLIKEGRVHWLRAQGVSVAEALPASLFRRHAARFDLRNHRKIAIVDGSVAYTGSHNMIDPRYGHRDLVWRDMSIRLKGPVVRQLQAVFLEDWFVETGEEPDLKQLTAPVDQWGDISVQTVPSGPNYRTENYQRLIVSAMHDATRRVIITTPYLIPDESLLQAMEVAALRGVRVQLIVPSRSDQFLVGHAARSYYQELMDMGIEIHQFSDGLLHAKTMTVDGELAFFGSSNFDIRSFALNFEINLIFYGKEEATAIVEAQERFLAKSIRLTSSRWKDRPLGVRTLESATRLFSPLL; encoded by the coding sequence ATGCCTCTCAGCGCCATACTGACCGATCACCATCTCTGGCTGTTGATATTGGGGATACATAACGTATCCTCCTGGCTGATAAGAGTTACCATGTTGGCTATAGTTCCCATGAGGCACACCCCGGGAGCCGCCATGGCCTGGCTGGTGGTCATTTTTTTCTGGCCCTGGCCATGCCTGCTGCTGTACCTGGCCATGGGATCCAACCTACTGCCTCAGAGAAGACTGAAGAGACATCAGCGACTCCTCAGAGAGCTGTCTACCGTGAGGATAAGGTGTCACCAGACACTGTGCGCTCTCTCGCCGGAGCTTCCGAGATCGCTACACAGAATATCCTCTCTGGCCGAGACTCTGGGACACATGGCGATAGTAGGGGGAAACGATGGGAAGCTTATATCCAAGGCGTCCGATCTTTCCTCGCTACTGGTGAGAGACATAGACGAATCTAAGGAGACCGTGGATCTGCTCTACTATATACTCTCCGACGACAACATAGGAGGCCCGGTGATAGAAGCCCTGACCAGAGCCTCCAAGAGAGGGGTTCAGTGTCGTCTTATGATAGACAGCGTCGGATCGGGCTCTCTTATAAAAGAAGGAAGGGTCCACTGGCTAAGGGCCCAGGGAGTTTCGGTAGCGGAGGCCCTTCCAGCAAGTCTTTTCAGGAGACATGCGGCCCGATTCGACCTGAGAAATCACAGAAAGATAGCCATAGTAGACGGATCTGTGGCCTACACAGGCTCTCACAACATGATAGATCCCAGATACGGACACAGGGACCTAGTATGGCGCGACATGTCCATCAGACTCAAGGGACCGGTGGTGAGGCAACTCCAGGCGGTTTTTCTGGAGGATTGGTTCGTCGAGACCGGAGAGGAACCGGACCTCAAACAACTCACCGCCCCGGTGGACCAGTGGGGGGACATATCGGTACAGACCGTTCCCAGCGGTCCGAACTACAGAACGGAGAACTATCAGAGACTGATAGTCAGCGCCATGCACGACGCTACCAGGCGGGTGATAATAACCACCCCCTACCTCATTCCCGACGAGAGCCTTCTCCAGGCCATGGAGGTAGCGGCCCTCAGAGGCGTAAGAGTTCAACTGATAGTCCCATCCCGAAGCGACCAATTTCTGGTGGGACACGCAGCCAGGTCCTACTACCAAGAGCTGATGGACATGGGGATAGAGATTCATCAGTTTTCCGACGGGCTGCTACACGCCAAGACCATGACGGTAGATGGTGAGCTGGCTTTCTTCGGCTCCAGTAACTTCGACATAAGGTCCTTCGCCTTGAACTTCGAGATAAATCTAATCTTCTACGGCAAGGAAGAGGCTACTGCCATTGTGGAGGCACAGGAACGTTTTCTAGCGAAATCGATAAGGCTCACGTCGTCCAGATGGAAGGACAGGCCATTGGGGGTGAGAACACTGGAAAGCGCGACCAGGCTTTTCAGTCCTCTGCTATGA